In Aethina tumida isolate Nest 87 chromosome 2, icAetTumi1.1, whole genome shotgun sequence, the DNA window tttttttgatttttaatgttaattagtttttctttatgttaaattagaaaactcaaataaaatatttattacaaatatatgaatttttatttatttttctttgataaataCTGCAGTAAAGTcagctttaatttatttattttccacaAAACATTTGTAcagtagaattttaaaataaaattttctgtacaAGTTACTTTTTAtcctaaataaatttgtttctatgTCGATTCCTGCATCCTGCTGTAAAGTCagctttaatttgtttatacagTATGTACAATATACTTGTACAGTAGAATTTTTGtcctaaataaatttgttgttgccTCGAATCCTGCTGATAAAGTTATCCCGTTCCTCAGCAACGGCGCCCAGACAAGTGGCGAGTCCTCAACTTCGCTCAGCACATGCAGTAGCCAGAGCGTCAAGGCATGTAGTGTTCGCTGAGCACATCTTTGAAAAATAGAGGCCATTTACTTTTAGTATGTTTTATAACAGTTTGGAGAATAGACGCAGTTTATTTGAAGGTTGATAGCATGCATGACTGGACTCAACTGTGACAACGCGAAGTGAATTACGAATCAAACCGGCGCATTCGtttttattctattctattgTACTCAACACCGGTTTGCTGATCAGATTTCGATAATGCCTTTGGTGTTGTACTACAATGACATGAGTCCACCGGTGAGAGCTGTCCTGTTGGTGGCCAAAGCACTGAATATACAGTTGGAACTAAAAGAActgaatttattacataaggAGCATCTAACTGAGGACTTTTTGAAGGTAAGCCCGTTGGATTTATCCTGGGTCGTTAACCCTAGCTTGTTCATCCTTACtccttttcattattattttccaatgtttttttatttgttcctACACTTAGCTAGTACaatgtataaaaagttttaccaaaaatttaattaaattattaaatatgtattgtagtgtattttaaaagctctaataataatataaaacaggaTACTCATTTTTCACatgaactaataataattttgttaaagaaaAAGTGTTGTTGACCATTTGCCAACGGAAATTATGATCACCATGTCAAGTTGATTTGCTTGTGGAATGGGAAATATTCAGTTAACATTTGAAACAGGtgacaaaattgaaatatttttatttcattctatttctttttagtttctggttagtaaataataaaattaataattttcagctgaacataaaatgtaatactCCAATTTTAAGAGCATAATATTACTGAAATGCcaaattcaaacaatttaacactatttgattACAAAGtgcccataaacaaattaattggcTCCACAGTAAACTATTTTTAGCACTATTCTTGTGGACCAAGGACGAAACAATGTTCATTATACCCTTATATCAGTAACATATACTTGTAATGCGAccacacaaaaaaattaagtaacttTCGTCTAcagatttaacataaattactcATTAGTCATTACTAATTACCAAATCAAAATACTCGCAAAAGAAAAATGTGTAGTATTttcatattctaaaaatagtttttagtttttttatgcaCTAAAATTCCTTATCGACACGACTCTTAATATAGGAATGTGGTGAATCATCTAATAAGTAATCCATGTATTAAATGTGCACATTTCCTTCTACAGctgaatacaaatattaaagtgaataaataaataaatgcagtaATAACAACTAAAGTGTTAAACAACAACTTCTGTATTGCCAGTGaccttttaattgtaatacttattaagataaaaaattactccaataaaatgtgtgatttatttattacatatgaaatatataaaagttataaaaagttatattttttgtcttacACGGCTCAATGACATTATGATTAtcatgtgttatttaaaattagatgtaTCTATGTAAGTAGTgatctattttaattacgatttaataatttttatatcataaaataatacattttaaataattgaatttataattttcaattattaattattttcaattttcaattatttattttgaagtttcaattattttgaattttcaattattttcaatttttaattaatttttaattttaaaattttaatcaatttttaataattttaaaataaaaatcaatcacAAAACAgtcatgaaataaataaaagctatatttttatgttttacatggctagataaaattataattatcatgtgttttttaaaattagatgtaTCTTTAGGGGTGacctattttaattacaatttagtaatttttatatcataaaatgataaattttaattaacaattttgtttatacagTAGAAAAATAGAAGATAAGATTAGaactctttaaaaaaataatgtgaacTCCATTTTTTCATAGTAGGTAAGGCTATACTCgaggaatttaattaattttattttccccCATTAAGAAATTCAAGAAGACACACTTCACTGTTGTTTACCATTGAAATTacgaattttaagtaatactgTAAATATTACGTCAGAGAAATTACTTCAAAGAACGACACTATAAGAGTAAAACTCCATTCTAAAAACGtttatataacttaaaataatgatatgcGACTCGAAATTTTGGTGGAttacataaatacatattttatataatatatttttttgactatattatgttttaataccAATACGTTGTGGTTCGTTAACTGAAAcctttactaaattattgaaacgaATATACAtagatcatttaattaatgtctaCATTGggttaatatatacattaactGTAGTTTCTAAATACATTTACTGAAATGTACCCTACTAtacatttgttataaaataatatacatttgttATATGACTTAAtggaaactaatatttattacagattAATCCACAACATACAATACCTACCTTAGTTGatgatgattttattttatgggaTAGTCATGCCATTATTGGCTATATTGTAGGAAAATATGCTGAGGACGATACAATGTATCCCAAGGACCCAAAGAAACGAGCTATAGTTGACCAAAGACTACATTTTGACTCTGGTATATTATATCCAAGAGTTAGTTCCATTATGGTAAGTGTTTAGAAGATAATATTCATGCTGTAAAAGGAACACACTACactatatttcataaatttgttcTAGGATGTATCAATacctaaaatatcaataatattttgtaaaaatgtttattgaaattcacattctttattatttttatcatcacACTTCTAAGAATACGtccaacaattataaatatttatttctttcagaatttaattgtaattgaaaatgaaaaggaGATCCCAACCAAGAAAATAAGTGCAATTACCGAGGCATACCGATTATTGGACACCTTTCTAAAGGATCGACCATATTTATCAGGGGACTGTCTAACAATAGCCGACTTGTGCTGCGTCGCAACAGTAAGCACAGCCACCATTATAACGCCCATTTCTACCGAAAAATACCCTAATCTCTCAACATGGTATAAAACATGCAAAAATTTACCATATTATGAAGAGGCGAATGGCGTTGGACTGAATAAACTAGATGCTTTAGTAGAATTAAAGTTAGGACGACCCCGAACCAAAGATTTTTGTGAATGATTTATTTCTtgtgatattttatacattttttctatatataagttatttattgttgtacaATCAAATGCTATGAGACTCAATTTCAACATGTAACATACTTTAAATCTACATAACAATATatgctttaaaatgtaactttgTTTTGATTatatcttataataaataaaaaaggaattaaACAAGTAAAAGCATTTCAAGGAGGAATGATTTAATCTACACAAaaataaggaaattaataaaaatatttacaaaatatctgGTTGTAGTTGATTTCCTGCCAACTGGATTTTTTCACCAGGTTTAAAAGCTGGCATTCCCAAGTAAGGGCAACTGGCACAACGGAATGCGTCGCCTAAGTaacactgaaaaaaaaaataataaattcattattcaaacacattttaatatcattaatatatcaatattatatcaTTCTTATCACAAATTCTTACAATCTTTCAATGGATgtgtaatcagtaaattttCCTTAAAGTTGTTCAACTGAGTACCTTGATAAAATGCTAAATACTCACGTCATTGGTGAGTTTAGTTATCGAAATTATgaacatttatatttgaaaaataaaatcatcatAACTTGAggcaattaaaacataattaattattgaagtaaTCAAAATCTAAGTCAGCttaatcttataaataatatcttacACTTCCACAAGACGACTTAGGAGCATTAGTTGTGTCCACCACTTTCCCTTCTCTAGCTTCTTGTTCCAATTCCTCTGCTAGTCCACAAGAACAATCCTTACAAGCTTTACGTTTTCCAGTGGTGCCACATACTACAAATATGctcatgtataaaatatataaatcagttaaaatGCTTTCTTATTTTCACCTTTAAGAGATGAAGGGTCTGGTTTCTTCAAATCCTCCTCATCCAACAAATTATCAGGATCAATTGTTTCTACATCttcatcatcattattatcaaGTTTCCAAACAGTAGCTGctggttttttaatatttaacttagcTGAAGAcccaatttcatattttggtTTCAGCGAGGTTACATCGGACCCCTCTTTAGTTACATTTACAAATCCattggtttttaataaaaaatcaattttatcctTATCTGAGATGTTAGAACATATGAACTTTCCGTttggttttaaaatagaaagtaATTTTGTTAGCAATTCTTCATTGTAAAGAGTTTCTGGTAGGAGAGATAAAATAACTTGATATGAGTCATTTGTTACTcctgcaaaatttaaaatattggtaggaatatttattttaaacataaaatatatattatatataaacaattcacttatattaaataaactggaACTGTTACAAAACTTACCACTGATTTCAGAATGACTACACAATTTCCATGAACTACCAAGTTGCAACGCTTTGTCTAATTCCGAGGAATCCGTTTTATCCGACAAAATAAGTGTCGAGTCGGACTTATTCAATGTCTCCAAAAAGTtcatgttaataatttcacaGTTCTTCACTTTTAAACACTGACTTCTTGTTTTGAGCGAGATATTTTTTGAGGTTAACGGTAACAATTTTGACAGATATGTATATAGATACATGAAACATAGACAACCACCCACAGATGAAAACTTAACCCACACAATAATATGTAtacttaataacaaatttaacataatttatagcattataacataaacattttttaaatttttaagaaaaaactttCTCCAAATGCAAATTGACAACTTATAATtggaaatcttttaaaattacacttGCCATAATTAGTCATTCTAAAATTGCGCGTGcgcattcaaataaaaattgtgatcGTGTCGTGTTTATAACCTGTGTACATAATTCCATTTTtctccttttttatttcaattactgtaagaaattaattcactATGCAggtattttaaactaaaatactactgaatatatattttaattcggCATCATTTAGAATCCCAATGAAGACACTGAGTGGAATGATATTCTTAGAGCAAAAGGTATTATACCCCCCAAAAAGGAGGCTGAAATTACAGAAGACCAAATAGTATCACTACTTGAAGAGACCATTGATCAAAAAACAAAAGGtatcaacataaataatactCAAACAAGCAATTATTAATGCAGGAAGTGTGCTTGGATAATTTTGTAGGAAAAGACTTGGATACACTCAACTTGGATGAATTAGATGAACTGGAAGATTCCGAAGACGAGGAAGTTTTACAACAATATAGGCAAAAGCGAATTGCTGAACTTCAAGCATTAGCACAAAAATCCAAATTTGGGAGTGTTGGTGAAATTTCAGCGCAAGATTATGTTAATGAAGTTAACAAAGCTGGTGAAGGTATTTATGTTGTACTTCACTTGTACAAACAAGGGTAATTAGAGTTTCCACATCGttttattgatgaataaaaattttcttcctGTTTAGAATTCCACTGTGTGCTCTTATAAATGAACATATGAGACATTTGGCTGTGAAGTTCCCAAcagttaaattcttaaaatcaatatcaacTACGTGCATACCTAACTATCCGGATAAGAATTTACCCACAGTATTTGTCTATTTTGAAGGTGAAATGAAAAAGCAGTTAATTGGTCCACTGGATCTCAGAGGACCCAATTTATCTTATGAAGGtaactaattattacaatacaaGGTGTATTGACTTggttgattttattataatatacattattaagataagacaaattaattttcttatatgaACTGTgaatataagatattttattttcagagtTTGAATATCTTCTGGGAAAAACAGGTGCTATCAAAACAGATATCAAAGAAGACCCAAGGCCTGCAATCAAAGATAAGATGTTTGCAGATTTACGAGACACAAATGATTGGTAAACTTACCAAAcagttactaattaaaattttatttacaacacaATCAGTTTGTTAAGCTACTTtttgtataacaaatatttatttaattaatataggtataacagttaaaaaatcttttcattgtggtttataattgatattaatcaTGGTGCCCCAAGGAAATCTAAACACATTGATAAACATCACACAAATAGTGAAAATATAAGTATAACTCAATTTTCAAAAGCTAATTAGTCCTATTGAATGATTAGTTCAAGTTGACGCTGAATTACGCTGGGTGTTCTGTgctgaattatatatatatatatatatatatatatatatatatatatatatatatatatatatatatatattctacaTAAAGTAGTTCAAAAACAAAAGACTAGTTTATGAAGTTGGTATTACTGAATCAGTAGAAATCGGTGTTTCTTTTGAAATcctaatattaatgtaaagtaGACGGTTGGTTATTCCTTTTCttagtttattacattaaataaagtaagtttTGAGACTTGactcatttaaaatacatattaaaaattaacatacatattttgattaaaaaacataacctCGAATTTTATAGGAAGATGCTGAGAAGACCACCAACTAGCATTGAATTAAAACTTAACGATATTTTAGAGTATGAAGAAATGTGCAGACAAATGTCAAAAGACAAGGCAGATAAATCATCCACTACATTGGATGTTCCTACCTGGCAAGCAGGCCCAAAAGATAAACAAGAAGTTTACAATCGAGTAGGATATATCCCAGAAAGACCAGCTAGGAGTCAAATGCATTCTTTCTAGAATATCTATATACCTAAAGTATTAAACTGCTAAAATAATatctattcattatttatcaaaagtgtatattttttttattacaataattaattgtgtattagtaactatgtaatttgaatatatttggtGAATCTCACAATAGAGTTCTAATTGTCTAATTTCttaactattatattaatgtgTTAAGTAAGTATTCTtatgacaataaatattataaatttataaatattaaaatcattcttCTTTATATGAggaatgattatttaaaactaatgatgactattgtaaataaaattcatattaaa includes these proteins:
- the LOC109605903 gene encoding viral IAP-associated factor homolog — its product is MQNPNEDTEWNDILRAKGIIPPKKEAEITEDQIVSLLEETIDQKTKGKDLDTLNLDELDELEDSEDEEVLQQYRQKRIAELQALAQKSKFGSVGEISAQDYVNEVNKAGEGIYVVLHLYKQGIPLCALINEHMRHLAVKFPTVKFLKSISTTCIPNYPDKNLPTVFVYFEGEMKKQLIGPLDLRGPNLSYEEFEYLLGKTGAIKTDIKEDPRPAIKDKMFADLRDTNDW
- the LOC109605906 gene encoding anamorsin homolog, whose amino-acid sequence is MLNLLLSIHIIVWVKFSSVGGCLCFMYLYTYLSKLLPLTSKNISLKTRSQCLKVKNCEIINMNFLETLNKSDSTLILSDKTDSSELDKALQLGSSWKLCSHSEISGVTNDSYQVILSLLPETLYNEELLTKLLSILKPNGKFICSNISDKDKIDFLLKTNGFVNVTKEGSDVTSLKPKYEIGSSAKLNIKKPAATVWKLDNNDDEDVETIDPDNLLDEEDLKKPDPSSLKVCGTTGKRKACKDCSCGLAEELEQEAREGKVVDTTNAPKSSCGSCYLGDAFRCASCPYLGMPAFKPGEKIQLAGNQLQPDIL
- the LOC109605907 gene encoding glutathione S-transferase 1, whose amino-acid sequence is MPLVLYYNDMSPPVRAVLLVAKALNIQLELKELNLLHKEHLTEDFLKINPQHTIPTLVDDDFILWDSHAIIGYIVGKYAEDDTMYPKDPKKRAIVDQRLHFDSGILYPRVSSIMNLIVIENEKEIPTKKISAITEAYRLLDTFLKDRPYLSGDCLTIADLCCVATVSTATIITPISTEKYPNLSTWYKTCKNLPYYEEANGVGLNKLDALVELKLGRPRTKDFCE